One Electrophorus electricus isolate fEleEle1 chromosome 13, fEleEle1.pri, whole genome shotgun sequence DNA segment encodes these proteins:
- the LOC113587273 gene encoding brain-enriched guanylate kinase-associated protein isoform X2, whose protein sequence is MRRKAHRRSVQEQKDDLRKRLSYTTHKLAMLENEFDSTRQYLEMELRRAQEELEKFTDKLRRIQSSYAALQRINQDLEDKIHRATQQHEEEKRALGREIIVLNNHLMEAKITIEKLREDNDLYRKDCNLAAQLLQCGKSHYRAHKLSELPTDLQERVSSHMEKHGSGRSLGLCHSSYSDTVPTAVIAKVLEKPELGSSCPVTRSPSPQARDPDHMTNNVMGSGDTLHRRVVYKSSDLYCSDTALYCPTDDRRREHQQERRQSVDLHGREASFFQAQNSTDSNPEEDSFLPGFSHDDAAFHEFAAGSPPPSSSYSSFSAASDEKGHALSGTLSSSHLALYMDWPEGDYEHKSTSSYDKDSPGFPKSHSFQHMAPSPQKGNSPAYARTPSCYSEPYHSPRLPSSRNAGSSGVPRDSRGSVHISEEELTGRWRQLSVEDINMFSYRNPGRVSPYSFSEQHFAMGPAKIKLGPLYSSFQEGDDVFHTRVLDTCFPTSAGSSPAPSPKHNLGLCKTEKSPLYQSKDDSQESKSSLFLSGSSKDKESTVGNVNKEYEDVSPSSSVESLHQNPLEASNVQHYQLQSPVPQRKTPPQHQTFGSTGLSRKDSLTKAQLYGTLLN, encoded by the exons GATACAGAGCAGCTATGCAGCACTGCAGAGGATAAACCAAGACCTGGAAGATAAGATTCATCGAGCG ACACAACAACatgaggaagagaaaagggCACTGGGTCGAGAGATCATCGTACTCAATAACCACCTAATGGAGGCCAAGATTACAATTGAAAAGCTTAGAGAAGACAAT GACCTATACAGGAAAGACTGCAACCTTGCTGCTCAGCTCCTACAGTGTGGAAAATCCCATTACAGAGCACACAAGCTGTCAGAG CTGCCTACTGACCTACAAGAAAGGGTGAGTTCTCACATGGAGAAGCATGGGTCAGGAAGGAGCTTGGGCTTATGCCACTCATCCTACTCTGACACTGTGCCCACTGCAGTCATTGCCAAGGTGCTGGAGAAGCCCGAGTTGGGTAGTAGCTGCCCGGTCACACGCTCACCCAGCCCACAGGCTCGAGACCCAGACCACATGACCAACAATGTAATGGGCAGTGGGGACACCCTCCATCGACGCGTGGTCTACAAGTCCTCTGACCTATACTGCAGTGACACGGCCCTGTACTGTCCCACAGATGACAGGCGCCGGGAGCACCAGCAGGAACGTAGGCAAAGTGTGGACCTCCACGGTCGGGAGGCCAGCTTCTTCCAAGCCCAGAACTCCACAGACAGCAACCCAGAAGAGGACAGCTTCCTCCCTGGCTTTTCACATGATGACGCCGCTTTTCACGAATTTGCAGCTGGATCTCCTCCACCATCTAGCTCCTACTCCAGCTTCAGTGCGGCATCAGATGAGAAGGGCCATGCTCTCAGTggcactctctcctcctcccaccTGGCCCTCTACATGGACTGGCCAGAGGGCGATTATGAGCACAAGAGCACATCCTCTTATGACAAGGACAGCCCTGGGTTTCCCAAGTCTCACAGCTTCCAGCACATGGCCCCTAGTCCGCAGAAAGGCAATTCCCCAGCCTATGCACGCACACCATCATGCTATAGTGAGCCTTACCACTCGCCACGCCTCCCCTCTTCACGCAATGCAGGCTCCTCAGGGGTACCAAGAGACAGCCGCGGCAGTGTCCACATCTCTGAGGAGGAGCTCACGGGCCGCTGGAGGCAGCTGAGTGTGGAAGACATCAATATGTTCTCCTACCGCAATCCTGGCCGTGTCTCCCCATACAGCTTCTCAGAGCAACATTTTGCAATGGGCCCTGCCAAGATCAAGCTGGGACCCCTATACAGCAGCTTCCAGGAGGGAGACGATGTCTTCCACACCCGTGTGCTAGACACCTGCTTCCCCACCTCGGCTGGTTCCAGCCCAGCCCCAAGTCCCAAGCACAACCTGGGTCTTTGTAAGACTGAAAAAAGCCCACTGTACCAGTCAAAGGATGATAGTCAGGAGTCCAAGAGCAGCCTTTTCCTCTCCGGAAGCTCAAAAGACAAAGAGAGCACAGTCGGAAATGTGAACAAAGAATATGAAGACGTAAGCCCAAGCAGCTCAGTCGAGTCATTACACCAAAATCCACTAGAGGCTTCTAATGTGCAGCACTACCAGCTTCAAAGTCCAGTGCCACAGAGGAAGACCCCGCCACAGCACCAAACATTTGGAAGCACAGGACTCAGTAGGAAGGACAGTCTCACAAAGGCACAGCTGTATGGAACACTGCTTAACTGA